The following are encoded in a window of Nocardioides houyundeii genomic DNA:
- a CDS encoding SDR family oxidoreductase, with translation MSHIAVVGGHGNVARHLHPILVAAGHTPVALVRKDSYRAELEALGAEVRLLDIEADDAAGFATAFEGCDAVVFAAGGGADGNVERKRTVDLEGSLKSIEGARQAGITRFVQLSAIGVDDALPDDTAEVWKAYVEAKRDADVALRDSGLDWTIIRPGALTDDDALGRVQLAEHVTRGSIPRADVAAVLAAVLDSEAAVGRQWELVSGDTPVDDAVALAVTG, from the coding sequence ATGAGCCATATCGCTGTCGTCGGGGGCCACGGAAACGTGGCCCGTCACCTGCACCCGATTCTCGTCGCCGCCGGGCACACGCCCGTGGCCCTGGTCCGCAAGGACAGCTATCGGGCCGAGCTGGAGGCGCTGGGCGCCGAGGTGCGCCTGCTGGACATCGAGGCGGACGACGCCGCGGGGTTCGCCACGGCGTTCGAGGGCTGCGACGCGGTGGTCTTCGCGGCCGGTGGCGGGGCGGACGGCAACGTGGAGCGCAAGCGGACCGTCGACCTCGAGGGCTCCCTGAAGTCCATCGAGGGCGCACGGCAGGCCGGGATCACCCGGTTCGTCCAGCTCTCCGCGATCGGCGTGGACGACGCCCTCCCCGACGACACCGCCGAGGTGTGGAAGGCCTACGTGGAGGCCAAGCGGGACGCCGACGTGGCGCTGCGCGACAGCGGGCTGGACTGGACGATCATCCGCCCGGGCGCCCTCACCGACGACGATGCCCTGGGCCGCGTCCAGCTGGCCGAGCACGTCACGCGGGGCAGCATCCCCCGAGCCGACGTCGCTGCCGTGCTGGCGGCGGTGCTGGACTCCGAAGCGGCCGTGGGCCGACAGTGGGAGCTCGTCTCGGGCGACACCCCGGTGGACGACGCGGTGGCGCTGGCCGTCACCGGCTGA
- a CDS encoding DEAD/DEAH box helicase gives MSSPSEAYAAFRRDQQHPVLVDFAGQYSFGLDDFQIRACREIEDGRGVLVAAPTGSGKTVVGEFAVHLALATGRKCFYTTPIKALSNQKYHDLVERYGSEQVGLLTGDHTINGEAPVVVMTTEVLRNMLYAGSRTLLGLGFVVMDEVHYLADRARGAVWEEVIIHLPESVSVVSLSATVSNAEEFGEWLATVRGDTTTIVEERRPVPLFQHVMVGRRILDLFAKSDVDASAGFVKEGAPVNGELLRVSRDDWASSRLMRDRRAPRKGRSGATKGPRDVGNGRRVWIPSRVDVIEQLDKQGLLPAIVFIFSRVGCDAAVTQCLSAGVRLTSPAERDEIAAFVEERCRHLPEDDRHVLGYHEFLDGLTRGVAAHHAGMLPTFKQCVEDLFTRGLCKVVFATETLALGINMPARTVVIEKLSKWNGETHADITPGEYTQLTGRAGRRGLDVEGHGVVLWQPGMDPRELAGLASTRTYPLRSSFRPSYNMAVNLVAQFGRARSRELLEMSFAQFQADKAVVGLAKQLHKAQEALEGYREAATCHVGDFMEYADLRRRISELEKGAARARKADRREEALASLQQLRPGDVIQVPAGKFSGFAVVIDPGLASPTEPRPYVVTQDRQARRLAIMDFPTPVQALTRIRIPKSFNGRNPQMRKDLVATLRARTHDLTPPPRHGGGRGGPVPDSPVEREIEDLRRQLKQHPCHQCPEREDHSRWAERWFKLDRDSATLKRRVEQRTNTVARTFDRVCDVLTALDYLADDKVTERGSRLRRVYTDMDLVAAESLRHGLWDGLDASELAAVLSVLVYEARRADDASAPRVPGGAVSETIAEMVRLWAELEALEKEHRLDFLREPDLGFAWAAYRWAEGDDLDDVLGAVDLAAGDFVRWMKQLLDLTGQVADAAGDTSLRRVARESVKRLRRGVVAYSAFSA, from the coding sequence ATGAGCTCTCCGTCCGAGGCCTACGCCGCGTTCCGCCGGGATCAACAGCACCCGGTCCTGGTCGACTTCGCAGGGCAGTACTCCTTCGGGCTCGACGACTTCCAGATCCGAGCCTGCCGCGAGATCGAGGACGGCCGAGGCGTGCTGGTCGCCGCGCCGACGGGGTCGGGCAAGACGGTGGTGGGGGAGTTTGCGGTGCACCTGGCGCTGGCGACCGGGCGCAAGTGCTTCTACACCACCCCGATCAAGGCGCTGTCCAACCAGAAGTACCACGACCTGGTGGAGCGCTACGGCAGCGAGCAGGTCGGCCTGCTCACCGGGGACCACACGATCAACGGCGAGGCGCCGGTGGTGGTGATGACCACCGAGGTGCTGCGCAACATGCTCTACGCCGGCTCCCGCACCCTGCTGGGGCTGGGTTTCGTGGTGATGGACGAGGTGCACTACCTGGCGGACCGCGCCCGTGGCGCGGTCTGGGAGGAGGTGATCATCCACCTGCCCGAGTCGGTGTCGGTGGTCTCGCTCTCCGCGACCGTCTCCAACGCCGAGGAGTTCGGTGAGTGGCTCGCCACGGTGCGCGGCGACACCACCACGATCGTGGAGGAGCGGCGGCCGGTGCCGCTGTTCCAGCACGTGATGGTCGGTCGGCGCATCCTCGACCTGTTCGCCAAGTCCGACGTCGACGCCAGCGCCGGCTTCGTCAAGGAGGGAGCGCCGGTCAACGGCGAGCTGCTGCGCGTCTCCCGCGACGACTGGGCCAGCTCCCGGCTGATGCGCGACCGCCGGGCGCCACGCAAGGGTCGCTCGGGGGCCACCAAGGGCCCACGGGACGTGGGCAACGGCCGCCGGGTCTGGATCCCCAGCCGGGTCGACGTCATCGAACAGCTCGACAAGCAGGGCCTGCTGCCGGCCATCGTCTTCATCTTCAGCCGGGTCGGGTGCGACGCCGCGGTCACCCAGTGCCTGTCCGCGGGCGTGCGGCTGACCTCTCCTGCGGAGCGCGACGAGATCGCGGCCTTCGTCGAGGAGCGCTGCCGGCACCTGCCCGAGGACGACCGGCACGTCCTGGGCTACCACGAGTTCCTGGACGGCCTGACGCGCGGCGTCGCGGCCCACCACGCCGGCATGCTGCCCACGTTCAAGCAGTGCGTGGAGGACCTCTTCACCCGGGGGTTGTGCAAGGTGGTCTTCGCCACCGAGACCCTGGCACTGGGCATCAACATGCCCGCTCGCACGGTGGTGATCGAGAAGCTGTCGAAGTGGAACGGCGAGACGCACGCGGACATCACGCCCGGGGAGTACACCCAGCTCACCGGACGCGCGGGGCGTCGCGGGCTCGATGTCGAGGGGCACGGCGTCGTGCTGTGGCAGCCCGGCATGGACCCGCGCGAGCTGGCCGGCCTGGCCTCCACCCGCACCTATCCGCTGCGCTCGTCGTTCCGCCCCTCCTACAACATGGCGGTCAACCTGGTCGCCCAGTTCGGCCGGGCCCGGTCGCGTGAGCTGCTGGAGATGTCGTTCGCCCAGTTCCAGGCCGACAAGGCGGTCGTCGGGCTGGCCAAGCAGCTGCACAAGGCCCAGGAGGCCCTCGAGGGCTACCGCGAGGCGGCCACCTGCCACGTGGGTGACTTCATGGAGTACGCCGACCTGCGACGGCGCATCTCCGAGCTCGAGAAGGGCGCCGCCCGGGCGCGCAAGGCCGACCGTCGCGAGGAGGCGCTCGCCTCGCTGCAGCAGCTCAGGCCCGGCGACGTGATCCAGGTGCCGGCGGGGAAGTTCTCCGGGTTCGCCGTCGTCATCGACCCGGGTCTGGCCAGCCCCACCGAGCCGCGTCCCTACGTGGTGACCCAGGACCGGCAGGCCCGGCGACTGGCCATCATGGACTTCCCCACCCCGGTGCAGGCCCTCACCCGGATCCGGATCCCCAAGTCCTTCAACGGTCGCAACCCGCAGATGCGCAAGGACCTGGTCGCCACGCTGCGCGCCCGCACCCACGACCTGACTCCGCCGCCACGTCACGGCGGCGGCCGCGGCGGCCCGGTGCCCGACAGCCCCGTCGAGCGCGAGATCGAGGATCTGCGCCGCCAGCTCAAGCAGCACCCCTGTCACCAGTGCCCCGAGCGCGAGGACCACTCCCGGTGGGCCGAGCGGTGGTTCAAGCTGGACCGGGACTCCGCCACCCTCAAGCGGCGGGTCGAGCAGCGCACCAACACCGTGGCGCGGACCTTCGACCGGGTCTGCGACGTGCTCACCGCCCTGGACTACCTGGCCGACGACAAGGTCACCGAGCGCGGGTCCCGGCTGCGTCGGGTCTACACCGACATGGACCTGGTCGCTGCGGAGTCCCTGCGCCACGGGCTGTGGGACGGCCTCGACGCCTCCGAGCTCGCCGCCGTGCTCTCGGTGCTCGTCTACGAGGCGCGCCGGGCCGACGACGCCTCCGCCCCGCGTGTGCCGGGCGGCGCGGTCAGCGAGACCATCGCGGAGATGGTCCGGCTGTGGGCCGAGCTCGAGGCCCTGGAGAAGGAACACCGGCTGGACTTCCTCCGCGAGCCCGACCTGGGGTTCGCCTGGGCGGCGTACCGCTGGGCGGAGGGCGACGACCTCGACGACGTGCTCGGCGCCGTCGACCTGGCGGCAGGAGACTTCGTGCGCTGGATGAAGCAGCTGCTCGACCTCACCGGTCAGGTCGCCGACGCCGCGGGTGACACCTCGTTGCGCCGGGTCGCGCGCGAGTCGGTCAAGCGGCTGCGGCGCGGCGTGGTGGCGTACTCCGCCTTCTCGGCCTAG
- a CDS encoding diacylglycerol/lipid kinase family protein translates to MSSSPREIALVTSPAAGKGLGPGLRAAVARRLRDSGLVVRDLMGGDGEETLSLTRHAVGQGADGVVVIGGDGMFHLGLQAVAGTDVPIGMVPCGTGNDVARYFDLPRQDPMAAVDRIIAHRTRTIDLARSGDRWFVTVLAAGFDAVVNERANQMRWPRGQMRYQLATLAELRTFQPLHYTLDLDGEVRRVEAMLVAVGNGPSFGGGLRITEGALLDDGLLDVVIIKPMSRTGLVRTYPKLFAGTHVTHPKYEHHRVRKVTVAAAGIVAYADGERFGALPLSVECVGGALKVWV, encoded by the coding sequence GTGAGCAGCAGCCCGCGCGAGATCGCGCTCGTCACCAGCCCGGCCGCGGGCAAGGGTCTCGGCCCCGGCCTCCGAGCAGCCGTGGCGCGGCGACTGCGCGACAGCGGCCTGGTGGTGCGCGACCTGATGGGCGGCGACGGGGAGGAGACCCTGAGCCTGACCCGGCACGCCGTCGGCCAGGGGGCCGACGGGGTGGTGGTGATCGGCGGGGACGGGATGTTCCACCTCGGGCTCCAGGCCGTCGCCGGGACCGACGTACCCATCGGGATGGTGCCGTGCGGCACCGGCAACGACGTGGCGCGCTACTTCGACCTGCCACGGCAGGACCCGATGGCGGCCGTGGACCGGATCATCGCCCACCGGACCCGGACCATCGACCTGGCCAGGTCGGGCGACCGCTGGTTCGTGACCGTCCTGGCGGCGGGCTTCGACGCGGTCGTCAACGAGCGCGCCAACCAGATGCGCTGGCCCCGGGGCCAGATGCGCTACCAGCTGGCGACCTTGGCGGAGCTGCGCACCTTCCAGCCGCTGCACTACACCCTGGACCTCGACGGCGAGGTACGCCGGGTGGAGGCGATGCTGGTGGCGGTGGGCAACGGCCCCTCCTTCGGCGGGGGACTGCGGATCACCGAGGGGGCGCTGCTGGACGACGGGCTGCTGGACGTGGTGATCATCAAGCCGATGTCCCGGACCGGCCTGGTCCGTACCTACCCCAAGCTCTTCGCGGGCACCCACGTCACCCACCCGAAGTACGAGCACCACCGGGTGCGCAAGGTGACAGTCGCCGCGGCCGGGATCGTCGCCTACGCCGACGGCGAGCGCTTCGGTGCCCTGCCGCTGAGCGTCGAGTGTGTGGGGGGTGCGCTTAAGGTCTGGGTATGA
- the tatC gene encoding twin-arginine translocase subunit TatC: MIRGIIAVLRGTPQHPVGPDGRMPLSDHVRELRARLVRSVLVLLVVFVGALFFYDQLFALVLEPYNDAREQLGQSVETKAYVQGATGPLLMQLKLCGVAAIVIASPYWLSQIWGFVVPGLHRNERKWSRIFAAVAGPLFLAGVAVGYYVLPKGLEVLIGFTQESLENLVEFGDYFSFFTRMLLVFGIAFEIPLFVIMLNLAGVVSGAALGRYRPWIIIGTFVFAAVATPSTDPFSMLMLAIPMLVLFLLAEIAARVVDRVRARRRAVAPGWADDQPSPL, from the coding sequence GTGATCCGGGGCATCATCGCGGTGCTGCGGGGGACCCCTCAGCACCCGGTCGGACCCGACGGCAGGATGCCGCTGTCGGACCACGTACGAGAGCTGCGCGCCCGACTGGTGCGCTCGGTGCTGGTGCTGCTGGTGGTCTTCGTCGGCGCGCTGTTCTTCTACGACCAGCTGTTCGCCCTGGTGCTCGAGCCCTACAACGACGCCCGCGAGCAGCTGGGCCAGAGCGTGGAGACCAAGGCCTACGTCCAGGGCGCGACGGGGCCCCTGCTGATGCAGCTCAAGCTCTGCGGCGTGGCGGCCATCGTGATCGCCAGCCCCTACTGGCTCTCCCAGATCTGGGGCTTCGTGGTTCCCGGGCTGCACCGCAACGAGCGCAAGTGGTCGCGGATCTTCGCCGCCGTCGCCGGCCCTCTCTTCCTGGCCGGCGTGGCCGTGGGGTACTACGTGCTGCCCAAGGGGCTGGAGGTGCTGATCGGCTTCACCCAGGAGAGCCTGGAGAACCTCGTCGAGTTCGGTGACTACTTCTCCTTCTTCACCCGGATGCTGCTGGTCTTCGGGATCGCCTTCGAGATCCCGCTGTTCGTGATCATGCTCAACCTCGCAGGGGTGGTGAGCGGCGCAGCGCTGGGTCGTTACCGCCCCTGGATCATCATCGGGACCTTCGTCTTCGCCGCCGTGGCGACGCCCTCGACCGACCCGTTCTCCATGCTCATGCTGGCCATCCCGATGCTGGTGCTGTTCCTGCTGGCCGAGATCGCCGCACGTGTGGTGGACCGGGTCCGGGCACGCCGCCGTGCTGTCGCCCCGGGGTGGGCGGACGACCAGCCGTCCCCCCTCTGA
- the tatA gene encoding twin-arginine translocase TatA/TatE family subunit, whose protein sequence is MTLPPLIAGLGTTELLIILAVLVLLFGASKLPELARGSGRALRIFKAETKGLLDDDEAKTPEQLELEARRRQDDPTQPPYRDDNPA, encoded by the coding sequence ATGACTCTGCCGCCGCTGATCGCCGGTCTGGGCACGACCGAGCTGCTCATCATCCTGGCTGTCCTGGTGCTGCTCTTCGGTGCCTCCAAGCTCCCCGAGCTGGCCCGGGGGAGTGGCCGCGCGCTGCGCATCTTCAAGGCAGAGACCAAGGGGCTCCTCGACGATGACGAGGCCAAGACTCCCGAACAGCTCGAGCTCGAGGCCCGGCGGCGCCAGGACGACCCCACTCAGCCGCCGTACCGCGACGACAACCCCGCCTGA
- a CDS encoding helix-turn-helix transcriptional regulator: protein MSTTGTGAREQVARLLTLVPFLHARGSVRLDDAAAAMGVSSQQVVKDLKVLLMCGLPGGYPDDLIDVDLDSLEGEDADGVIRISNADYLSRPLRLTPTEATALIVALRAVRDSAPADTQEVVDRTLRKLEQAAAEGSAHQQVEIDPSDGGVADVRSALESALARGRQVCLNYWVPTRDEASDRVVDPIQVFSANGFDYLAGWCHSAEGTRVFRLDRIHDITVLDAPAQAHPAAPHDLSESLFRGPADGRLVTLRLRPGAHWVPEYYPVADVRHVGDGLLEVDLLVADVRWLRRLVLRLAPTPTCWGPTTWSRRVRWPPGTPWRCTPAPPA from the coding sequence ATGAGTACCACCGGGACCGGAGCACGCGAGCAGGTCGCCCGCCTGCTGACCCTCGTCCCGTTCCTGCACGCGCGCGGCTCGGTGCGTCTGGACGACGCCGCGGCGGCGATGGGCGTCTCGAGCCAGCAGGTCGTGAAGGACCTGAAGGTCCTCCTGATGTGCGGGTTGCCCGGCGGCTACCCGGACGACCTGATCGACGTCGACCTCGACTCCCTGGAGGGGGAGGACGCCGACGGGGTCATCCGGATCTCCAACGCCGACTACCTCTCTCGTCCCCTGCGGCTGACGCCCACGGAGGCGACCGCTCTCATCGTCGCCCTACGTGCGGTGCGTGACAGCGCACCGGCCGACACCCAGGAAGTCGTCGACCGGACCCTGCGCAAGCTCGAGCAGGCGGCGGCCGAGGGCAGTGCCCACCAGCAGGTCGAGATCGATCCCAGCGACGGGGGCGTGGCGGACGTGCGCAGCGCCCTGGAGTCGGCCCTGGCGCGGGGCCGTCAGGTGTGCCTGAACTACTGGGTCCCGACGCGCGACGAGGCCTCGGACCGGGTGGTCGACCCGATCCAGGTCTTCTCCGCCAACGGCTTCGACTACCTCGCAGGCTGGTGCCACTCCGCCGAGGGCACCCGCGTCTTCCGGCTGGACCGGATCCACGACATCACGGTGCTCGACGCCCCGGCCCAGGCTCACCCTGCGGCGCCGCACGACCTGTCCGAGTCCCTGTTCCGTGGTCCCGCCGACGGCCGCCTGGTCACCCTGCGGCTCCGCCCCGGGGCCCACTGGGTCCCGGAGTACTACCCGGTGGCCGACGTCCGGCACGTGGGGGACGGTCTGCTCGAGGTCGACCTGCTCGTGGCAGACGTGCGGTGGCTGCGCCGGCTGGTGCTGCGCCTGGCCCCAACGCCGACGTGCTGGGGCCCGACGACGTGGTCTCGGCGTGTGCGGTGGCCGCCAGGGACGCCTTGGCGCTGTACTCCGGCGCCACCGGCGTAG